The genome window aggcctcatggccatcatctgtgtttacgtagttacttgttgttgaacttgtctgccttcatgttagagatcatgcttagactTTATCTAtactcacattatttgtactcagtcataaaaattattgtacatgtttacctcagtctctattatttgctaatatgctatGATACTTGAtatgggttgtgttcccttatttgttgatgatggtgaggctagtgaggtacatgattgagtgaggccaagggcatggttgtgaggatattaattaataccatagcgcatgagttgtacgcgtagcacgtgagttgaccgtgcgggttcaggtattaataccatagcgcgtgatttgtccgcatagcacgtgagttgaccgtgcggatccaggtattgatatgatggcacgtgagttatccgtgcttagtGCTTGGTCTTTGGAAGCCCctgcggagtctgtacacacctccagtgagcgcagagtgttgagcattgagtgctgagtgtgagtgctgagtgatggagtgacattgctgtgaggttgcatttacttttgttgttgctgcatttacctgttaatttttcttgtagtcttactgatttatgagATTACCTGTCTACTcttgtttgtacttaattgtggatCGTTTCTACTGCTtcgttccttagttatttctgttactactgagtcagttgtactcatactacaccctgcactttatgtgcagatccgggtgagttagagcgcggcgatcgttgagttcaggccgtcTATCTGTGGAGATTGTAAGGTAGCTGCTAGTATCTGCGGGACCTTGTTATTCCTCGTCATTTCTTCTTTTAGACAGTTAGACatcttatatatcttagttcatagttttagatggtcatgacttagtgacaccccaatgtttgtggctcgttttcgtattttctatattatatttagagttgatttagtttatgagaaattcaaatgttgatattgttttattaaattcttataatcgatttagtaataatatttggggaaataggcttgccttgtaacacgataggcgccgtcatgaccatggttagattttgggtcgtgacattaatgtATCGAACCCAATTCAAAAAGGGTAATGGTTGGAATGTGCCGCTTTAGCTAAATTTGAATTTATTATGAATTACTTGGTACATACCAAGCATGAAAAGTATTGCATATTCACAAATTTATTAAGAATTACTTGGTACGATTCACAAATTTATAATTAATATTTAGAAAAattctttatttccttatttagtCATGAACTTTGTCTAATATTTTAACTCTGAATTATACTACTTCAATTTTCATATCTACCAATCAAATTTTTGACAATAAGAACCAAGGTATTATATTGCAACAAGTGACTAATATTTTATTAACTTGAAAGAACCTATTCATTATATAATATGAAATATGAGACATACTTTTTGCATACAAAGCTATAAACTATAAACACGTACTAATTATGTTCAACATTAATGTATCGACCCGAATTCAAAAAAGGTAATGGTTGGGAATGTGCTGCTTTAGCTAAATTTGAATTTATTATGAATTACTTGGTACGTACCAAGCAGGAAAGTATGGCATATTCAATAAAAACATAATCTATCATATTAAAGGGCATGAGACTTTTAGTGACAAGAAATATCCAAGAAACAAACGACATTCTTTCTTGCTTGAAATTGAAAGCGTTGCTAATAGTTTCCTTTAGATTTATAGGTACTCTGAATTGACAGGTCTTGCAGTCTTTAGTTTAACCCAGGTTCTTGAGAGCACGAACTAACGAAGGTACAACAATAGCTAAAGCTAGTCACTAATTATGGAAGTCCATATTGTTGCATGTACCAGGCTGTTGATCATTCCCTGTCCTTATCTGAAGAATGAACAAATAATGAACTGTTTTCATAAGGGATCTACTGTTTCTTTAGAGATAAAAGCTGAACAATAGGTGAGCTTATTGTGAAATAGAAATACCTGATATAGATAGACATCACATGCACAAACATGCATTTGACAAGCTATTTGTCTATGTAACGAtctggtcggtcgttttgagtattacaatcatgttcccttatttactgttcaatttatactttataattATTATGTGACTCGCCGAAGTGgttagtttgggtccggtgaggttttggaatgaattggaacacttagtttaaaggtttaaagtttaagttgaaatagtgaccagatgtcgacttataggtaaatgatcccggaatagaattttgatgattccaatagctccgtagggtgattttggacttaggagcgtgcccagaaaattatttggaagtccatagtggaattaggcttgaaatggcgaaagttgaatttttgagaagtttgaccgtggggttgactttttgatatcgaggtcggaatttagttctgaaaattttcataactccgttatgtcatttatgacttgtgtaaaaaatttgaggtcaatcagacttgatttgataggtttcggcatcgaatgtaaaagttggaaattcttaagttccttaaacttgaattggggtatgattcgtggttttagcgttgtttgatgttatttgagacctcgactaagttcgtattatgttttgagacttgttggtataatttgaCGGCCCCCGATGGGCTTGGTTGTATTTTTGTTGTTAtattgagagactagtaaagttaagaaatttaggagtttgaccatggtcaatatcgggtcaagacgacctcttttcagtgttttgagtgcgcaagcaggtccgtagcatgttctatgattgaaattcatatatggtttatgtccgggaggttccggatgagtttcagagtggtttcggatcatttcagagaagtttgagtttgctggtttctagtgagctactgttcattcgcaattgcgaactatttatcgcaattgcgaaaatactgttcactcgcaattgcgaacactgttcatgAAAAATATTGTTCATTCGAAAATGCGAACCTGGACAGAATATTTAAGATCTGAAAATGGGATATTTTTAccaaattggagctcgggaaaaggcgattttcaagaaaaataacggggtaagtgttcttaactcaatatagATCAAAATACCCAaatccattattatttttatccctaAATCACTTAATTGAGTTGAAGATGGTAGAAAGttttatagactttaattgaggatttggaggtcgagttgatgtcggaatttggtaaaatttatatggttggacgagcgttcatatttcataacttttatcgggtttcgagacgtgggatcCAGTGtcgatttttgggtgaaatttcgaatttttatgggaaaattatattttttatggaatttattcctatatttatattgattgaatcgaattaattatgactagattcgagccgattgaagtcggaaaatcgaggaaaaagcattctacttgactgattgagcgtagtctgaggtaagtgacttgtttaaccttgtgtgggagaaatttcccttATGATtaatattgatgtgataattgtaatatgttgaaagtcgcgtacacgaggtgacgagtgtgtactcgggctaaatgtgaaagattatgtttttaaattgtgtagatcactgttgcatattaattaaattattttatcttgttatattcttcatcattgatctgattttttatactttaaatttgcttgaccttttcctgctaattgttttacctgtttagttaaaacttggtttcttttattctgtgcattatttgaatgtGAAAATTTCtgtaatttaaatattattaatatgaaatatttgatattttaaatttggtagtGAGGCAATgcattaaatattttaaaatattattttttgctgagttatttattttcgaatattttatgatattttgtacttattgtgattgagctgtgagctccctgttatgaaaaatattgttgatgttgtttattttggcaaattgaaatatttgggcacttgaggtgcaaattatgatatattgtgatattgatgcgcatgcggtgagataagggtagcttgatacgcgtgactagtaggggaactactagaagtcatgcggtgtaataagggtggttaaaacgtgggatgctatttcaggaaaaatattttctttaaaataaattgtgaaggctcccgcggtgatataaggaaatgagatattgtgaatttatttatgatttgggactacgaggcggtacctcgggagtgcccttgttgatatttctttatggttgcatttgcctttgattattatcgtaatttttcttaaagttgtaaatttctgtttttttttccgcgaggtattatttgcccttattctgtgtaatataatggtgacatactactaacttgattcattttcattgtcatttattgttattatattgttaaatattttaccatatctttattattccagtagggcctgataTGAACTCGTCACTagtctaccgaggttaggcttgacacttattgggtaccgttgtggtgtacttatactacgcttctgtacatcttttgtgcagatccgggtacttGCTAtcagcccagatatcagtgagttacctgtgtacggagacttcaaagAATATTtgccagcgtccacagactcCGCAGTCCCCTTTTgtccttattatgttgcttctttattttctttagactatgatatatagatacattgaggaaaaattcttaaaagcttgtgaTTTATTCCTATCGggtttttgggagttgtaatcatgtgaattttagatttattaattttagatttctattgttatttcgCATtaatagacttacctagtcttagagacaatGTATcattacgacatcctacggagggaatcaGGGGTCGTGACGATCTACAGTAACTGTTAGCGAGAGAATCAACTGAAAAAGTATTCATTCACATGTAAAGATTATTCAACTTTTGAAGCAAAATTGGGGAAAGTTTTCTCAAATATTATATGTACATTATAcgttaatacataaaaatatatatatttggcgTCAATTATTTGGGGAACAGCTATATACAGCTATATGGTGCAGATTTTCCTTAGCCTTTCTGCGACAAAAAGCTTGTTCCTTTGTTTGGAAAATATGGGACAGAAgggaaggaaaagaaaagaaatttttaCATAGATATGCTTAATTACAACTTTTAGGGGATTCTTTCTTAATTATAGATGGTATCTATATTTATAATTtgtatataaatttataatacaGAGGATCCCTTAATTATAGGCAATTAAATGAGTAACCATGCTTAACAGCTAAACCCTTCCCCCCTCACATTCTGATATAACCCTCTATTTCTCTTCAAAACTCcatttctatattatattaaaagaacGGTAGTGAAGcatgtggttaagccaagtgacaAGCTAAAATGAAGTCACTTGGCAATTTTAggacaataataataattaaaaattataaatggAAACATAATTAATGAAAGTAGTTGAATGAAATAGATCTTATACCTAATCTAAATAGATCTTagataaatttatatttatatgtatatctatatctatatctatatttatatctatatattGACCCCACTCATAGATTTTCTTCTATATTAGCTAGAAATATGGAGGTAAACAATTAATTAAAaactataataaaaaaataaaaaatatagaaatacATAAATTGAGATAACCTATGACTATTTATACTTTGGagtaagttaaaatataaaataaaacataacCTTACTTAAGATATTAAAGATTTATTgagtttaaaaattaaataaattcaaGCAGCAAAATAAGATCTTACATAaagtataaaaattatttataaggtaagaaaaaattaaataatcagtaaaaaatattttaataacaagaataataaaGTCATATTAATATCGATAAATCTGGCAAACGAATATTTTATACGTAAATATTATTACAACATTTAGATGTAATATGTTCAAacaattatgaaaatatttttgtatgatTAATATTTGAATTGAGTAAAATTAGTTTAAGTTTGAAAGAATAACATAATGTTTTGAAAATGCGGTCCAATTTAGAAAATAGAATGATAAAAATTATctaaatttgagatgagaaagttatttaatttttatctatattatattaaaatgagTGTGGTAGAAATAGATATTAAATTCAAACAAGCTAATAAAAATCCACATGACATTGTAATAATATTAGGTATTGAATAATATAATATcaaaaataaagaataaatagagaaaaaaataaaaattcagatttttttATCATAGAGAAAAGGGTAAAACttatttaaatttgagatgagaaacTTTTTTATATTGTGATAAGAAAAGTCATAATATGGATAAGTCCACGTAACTCAAGTCTAATAGATAAaatcaaaaactaaaaatattgaataataaaaaataaattagagaTAATGTAAGTATATTTATAAATCATAAGTTTAGAaactaaaataaagtaaatatataatacttaaaaatattattaaaatttaaataatttaaaattttgaatcaatattttaaaaacaaaataaatatttattttatgattaaacaaattatatatttatctatattatattaaataataataGTTGATACTTGATAATGATATTATATAAAGTTACAAGTTAATGAAAAGCCACATAAAAAGTAACAAgactatatattatattaaaaaatagCAGAATTAcgttaaattattaaaaatttactATTAGAAATGAAAGGATGActatttgaatttgagattaGAAAGTGCTTAAAACTATGATGAGAATGCTCAAACTATGGATAATACCACGAAATTGAAGtcttatttataaaaaataaaaaaaaaatcaaaataaaaatttaaaagtacaaaatatatttctaatattggtaattttactaataaaaattaaaaattaaatttgtatcttaaaactcaaaaaagaaagaaaatttatgTAAAGAAATAAAATGATAGTGAAAATACTACTACAACATTTAGATATAATGTGTTcaaataattaagaaaatatttttctatgattGAAATAAAATTACAATTTCTAATATAGTTAATTTtactaatgaaaattaaaaattatatttgtatCTTAAAgctaaaaaagtaatttttttaacTGCatctaatacaaaaataattataagaGAACTCAATACATTTGGAACATATTAATCGAATAACTTTTGTATTAATATTTTAGATTAATTTGAAGttacaatttaaaataaaatatgatattatttttgttataggcaaaacattaatataaaaactaattaaaatttatAGTAGGGATGAGAATGTATGAAACAATAGAGGTAGTGTAAGGATACTTAtactataaattaatttaaaaataattaaattatatttaaaaatattactaATAGATTTAAATGATTAAAAATTCCGAATATGAGGATACATGCATAAAAATATTCCAAATTTtaagaataaaatatttatatttattaaaaactATTATaaggataataagcaagatattaatttaattattaagctaataaaaattatatattagtataataacattaaataataaataatacaataactataagaaaagaaaaaaaagaaaaaagaatttttgtaaaaatgaTGTGATGAGTAAAATATATTTGACTTTCAGATAAAAACAAAGTGATAGTAagaattttgttaaaataatatgACCTAATGTGCTCAAATAAGATAGATCACAATATGGCATGTTTAGTATTCTATAATATTGACAGCAAAACGAAATATAAGTACTAAAATCAAGGGGTTAGGTTActacaaatataaaaaaaataggtTGTCCACTACGAGATTtgaacaataatttcatatccTGCTTTATAGTTAATATCTaatgttatataatttttatctgaGGTTTATATTTTACGGTTATTCGCATATGATTCAAACAACCTACATCATCATTTGACATGATTTGTGTCCGCGCATCGCACGGGCACTAATactaatttctctttaaaatcatGAAAAGACTGATTTCTGAATTTTCATCTCTCAGGCAACAAAACAATCGTTTGAAATATTTAAGGAACTACCAGATTGACGAGCTTTTGAAAACGCGATCACATAAGTACACCTTAATTAATTGAAGATGCTGACATGATTTGAAAGTTTTATCAATTATCTGTTATttgtttaataataataattaagaaaaaataacaaaattGTAAACCTCATTAACAGCCATTGTCCAGCTCAAATTAATGCAAATTTGAACTTGTTGAATCCGTGTGCTCTCATGGTAGAGACATCCACCATTGACAAATGAGCTGGTGAGAGAGGAGAGGAAATGAATATTCTAGAAGATGTGAAAATAATTTCTGTATATCCAAAATATCTCAATGTACAGGTTATATACAAACATGAGACCACATATCTAACTAACTACTGAGTGTAATTACAAAACTGCCCCTAGCTAACACTAACTACAAAGGAGATAAATACAAATACAATGTAAGTCTCAATAccccccctcaagttggaggtaAGGAATTCACTGCTAACTTGCCAAGAATAGCATAATGTTTAATCCTTGTGAGAGCCTTGGTTATATTATCAGCTAATTGTGTATTGGTGGAGATGTGATGCAGTGTAATAAGCCCATCTTGAATCTTGCCCCTCATAAAGTGACAGTCTACCTCTATGTGTTTGGTTCTCTCATGAAAAACTGGATTTCTTGCAATGTGAACAGCTGCCAGACTATCACAAAACACAGGAATAGGATCATTGCAGACCACTGCTAGTTCCTCCATCAACCTTTTCACCCACACTAACTCTCCCACCACTTTTCTTATTGACATGTACTCTGCTTCAGCAGAAGATAGTGAGATTGTGCTCTGCTTTTTGAACTTTCAGCTAATAGGGCTATCACCAAGTAAGACAATATAGCCACTGACTGACTTCCTTGAGTCAGGGCAAGATGCCCAGTCTGAATCACAATAAGCCTTTAGTCCATAATTGGGATCCTTGGATAGAAAGATTCCCAATGTAGGATCTTGTTTCAGGTATCTCAGGACATGCCAAGCAGCCTTCAGATGTGGCTCCCTTGGGGCTTTCATAAACCGACTCAGGTGTTGGACATTGTATGCTATGTCCAATTTTGTATTAGTGAGGAAATTGAGCTTTTCAACCAATTTTCTATAGTACATTGGGTATAAGAGTAAGGATCCTTCTCCAGCCTTCAACTTGATTGTGGAATCAAGAGGAGATGATACAGTAGTGTAGCCTAAGTAGTTATACTCCTTCAGCAAATCATTAGTGAACTTCCTTTGAGTCATCAGGATTCCATCAGGTTGATACAGTATCTCCAGACCCAAAAAGTAATGTAATATTCCTAAATCTtttatcttaatttggttgtgCAGGAATGTCTTTAGTTTTTCTATCTATTCTAACTTATTGCTAGTCAggatcacatcatctacatagACTGCTACAAACACCACTGAAGTTCCTTCCTTCTTATAAAACAGTGAGTAGTCACTTGTTGAGTGCTGAAAACCTTTTGAACATAAGGATTCTGTCAATTTGTCATACCATTATCTGCTAGCCTGTTTGAGCCCATATAGAGATTTTCTGAGCTTGCACACCAGATTACTGTCATCTACTATCAAACCCTGTGGAATCTCTATGTATACTTCTTCATGCAAGTCCCCATGGAGGAAAGTATTATTTACATCCAATTGGTAAATACCCCACCCCCTTTTTACTGCAATAGTGACCAATATCCTAACCGTAGTCATCTTCACCACTGGGGAGAATGTCTCAGTATAATCAATCCCTGCTTCCTGAGTGTAACCTTTCACCACTAGTCTGACTTTGAATCTCTCTATGCTCCCATCAGTTTTGTGTTTGATTTTGTATACCCACTTATAACTTATAGCTTTCTTTCCTGCAGGTAAATGTACTAAATCCCAAGTGTGGTTATTGTGTAAGGCCTGAAATTCCGGTGTCATAGCTGCTTGCCATGAAGGATTCACAGCTGCCTCCTCAAAAGAGTTTGGCTCAGAGTCATGTGAAATGTTCCTCTACATGGCGTcagttgcactcatactacacttttgcaccttgtgtgAAGATTTTGGATTATGTTGTTGCTATGTATGgcaggagctagcattgaagcaatacttgcgttccggttataactacctcttgttcatggtagttttagacttatgaaaaatctatttatgtacatttcggacagatgatgtatttatttcatactagctttgtaaatccTGAATCTTAAAAACTCATGATTTATACTGCCAGTCCTTGGAGATTCTTATATAAACTTTTCAGTTATATTTTCATTATTTCtcttagtaaatctcatttgaattagattgttgctaattggcttaccgaGCGGGTTGAatttggtgccatcacgactagttggattttgggtcgtgataagttggtatcatagctctaggtttataggttgtACTagttatgagcaagtgtctagtggagtcttgtggatcggtatgatgacgtccatacctatctttgaaaggctacagggcatttaggataaacttcccatctttctttccttatcgtgcgacattaatttagcttgaagcataactctttgaattccttccacgcactcCAATGCGCATGTGAGCACTCAGTATAAGTTGTACattgacggcttgtgattccatggatggggtgcgagatgtgatttcagtGTGctaatgatgggccagtctagaggacttgaggccaggttttgacTATAGCCTGAGCACGGGGATTTTGGTTGTGTGAGcagg of Nicotiana tomentosiformis chromosome 7, ASM39032v3, whole genome shotgun sequence contains these proteins:
- the LOC138896192 gene encoding uncharacterized mitochondrial protein AtMg00240-like, translated to MTQRKFTNDLLKEYNYLGYTTVSSPLDSTIKLKAGEGSLLLYPMYYRKLVEKLNFLTNTKLDIAYNVQHLSRFMKAPREPHLKAAWHVLRYLKQDPTLGIFLSKDPNYGLKAYCDSDWASCPDSRKSVSGYIVLLGDSPIS